GACTGCTTGAGAGAGCTGCTCTCGTTAAACCGAGATGGGAGTTTGAAAAGCTGATGCAACTTTGGAGGGACCGCACTCCGGTCTGGAATGGCAATCCAGAGAGAATCGGAGATACCGACGACGTTTTGGATGGGAATGGGGGAAAAATCTGGAAAGCATTGTGGGACATCTACATCGCACTCGGGATTGCCGGAAAATACAAAGGACTTCAGTGAGTATCCTTTTCGTCAATTCCACCAACCGCATCGCCATGCGGTTTTTTTATGAAAATCATATGGTATATTTGATGCATGGAGTCTAATGTAAAAAAAGTCTTGGCGTTTGGAGTTTTTGATACTTTCCACGAGGGACATCGGGCTTTTTTGACGCAAGCGAAGGAGCTAGGCAACACGCTCACGGTTGTGGTTGCTCGAGATGACATGGTAAAGCTCTTAAAAAATAAAACTCCGGTTCAGACACTTCAGCAACGCAAAGAGGCGGTCAAAAAAGAAAAGATTGCAGACGAGGTGATTTCAAGCGAGGACTCCCCGGGCGAGTGGAAAATAATTGGAGAAATCAGGCCTGACGTTATTGCGCTCGGATATGACCAGGACGAACTTCTAAAATCAATAAAGGCGATAGCTTCGGAATTTCCTTTTACTTTCGAGATAATAAAACTGAATCCGTATAGGTCCGGCACATTTCACTCCAGTTTACTCTAGAATAAGAGGAGACTGGATCCCCGCCTTCGCGGGGATGACGGAAACCGAAACGGTACGTTCGGGCGGGTCACACTTTCCACTCTCTCTCGTTATCCCTTTTTACTTTGCCCATTTTACTTTACACTTTACACATGGATATATTCATCGAACTCTCCCTCATCATCGTCATTGCTTCGCTTCTCTCTATCATGATGAAAATCCTCCGCCAGCCCTTGGTGGTAGGATACATTCTGACAGGTATTTTGACGGGTCCTTACTTTTTCGGAATCCTTAAAGACGTGTCGCACGTGGAGGTGTTTTCGAAGATCGGCATTGCAACTCTCCTTTTTATAGTCGGCTTGAGTCTCTCCCCTCGCGTTATAAAGGAGGTGGGAAAAATTTCTGTCATATCGGGAGTGGGGCAAGTGATATTTACGAGTATTGTGGGCTTTGTCATTGTCCTTGCGCTCGGATTTACAGCACTACCGGCGTTCTACATCGCGGTCGCGCTCACCTTTTCGAGTACGATAATCGTTCTTAAGCTTCTCTCCGACAAGGGCGAATTGGACAAGTTGTATGGCAAGATTTCCATCGGTTTTCTCATTGTTCAGGACGTTATCGCTTCCCTTCTCCTCATCTCCATATCGGTGGTTTCCGAGTCCGGAGCAAACGCGGGCACTTTGATTCCCTTGATGGCGCTCAAGATTGTCGCGGTTACTATTTTCCTCTACCTTGTGAGCAAGTACGTTATTTCTTCTCTAAGCGTTTTTTTTGCATCTTCCACGGAGCTTCTCTTTCTTTTTTCGATTGCGTGGGGCTTAGGTGTCTCTTCACTTTTCTTTGTCCTGGGTTTCTCGATGGAAATAGGTGCGCTCATTGCAGGCGTGGTTCTTTCTTTGACACCCTTTTCATACGAGATAGCCGCCCGACTAAAGCCCCTGCGTGATTTTTTTATCGTGCTTTTCTTTATTCTTCTCGGAGCGCAGATGGTCTTCGTGGACCTGCGAGCAATTTTTCTTCCAGCAATAATGATTTCCGTTTTTGTTCTCGTCGGGAAGCCCCTGATTATGATTGTGCTTATGAATCTTCTGGGCTACAAGAGGAGGACCGCGTTTATGACGGGAGTGGTGATAGCGCAGATAAGCGAATTTTCTATTATTTTAATCGCGCTCGGAGCTCAACTAGGGCACTTGTCGCCCGATGTTGTGGCTCTCGTAACGCTGGTCGGGCTTATCACCATCGCTGTTTCTTCATATGTGATTTTGTCCGCAAATTCTATTTATCCGAAAGTCGAATGGATTCTTCGATTTTTGGAGTTCCGCGACAATAAGAAGGATTCGTTGATTCAGGACCACGCATATGAGATGGCGCTCTTCGGTTACGACCGAGTGGGACACGAATTCGTGCGGGCCTTTCGAGAGCTCGGAAAAAATTTCGTAGTAATTGATTTCAACCCGAAATCAATCGAACGCTTGCGCGCTAAAAACATTGACTCGATTTATGGGGACGCGGACGATGTTGAATTCCTTGAGGGGTTGTCGCTTTCAAAGTTTAAGTTGATCGTTTCCACGATTCCCGAATTCAGAACAAATCGGATTCTGGTTTTCACGGTCAGGAAAAACAATCCTCACGCCATCATTCTTGTCATTTCTCACAATGTGGATGATACGAAAGAGCTCTATGCCTTGGGCGCAACCTACGTCGTGATGCCACACCACTTGGGCGCGTATCACGCCTCGAAGCTCATTTCAAAATATGGTTTGGAACTCGATAGGTTCAAGGAAGAACGGGTGAGGCATTTGGCCTCGCTTTCAAAAGATACCGGGAAGTACTAATTTTTTACAATCACTTGTTATTACACCACCGTGCCCCTGAGTTATGTGGCATAACTCAGGGGCAATAGTCGTATGACTACCCAATTGTCCAAAGCGTCTCTTTTGACAAGGTTCTCTTCGAGATATTAGGTATTTTTGTTACAATACTTCTTTCATCATCGGAATTCCCAGCCGTTTTCGCTCGGTTTCGCCCCGAAAGAGCGATCTTTTTCTCTCTGCGTTCACTCCCCTTTCTCCCCCATGCTGTTTGCGCATTGCGCTCATGCTCGATGCGAGGAAAACTACATGTTTGCCGAATTTGCGCGATAAGCGGTCAACTTTCTCGTAGAGCGCGCTTTTGTCCGCCGATTTCTTGTGCTCTCCGAAAAAGTCAGTCTGGATTATGTTTCCGAAAGAGAGATTTCTCAAAACAACTCCCGTTGTCCGATAGAGATTTTTCGGTTTCCAGATTTGGTCGAAATTTCTTTCAACCGACTGCATAACTTTTTGCGGGTCATTTGTCGGGTATTCGAGCGATGCATCCGCCGAAAAATAATTGAACTCCTTGGTCTTAATAAAAAAACTGATTTCTTTCGCTTTCAGGTTGTATCGGCGCACTTTTATGCAGGCATTTTCTGCGTTCTTGGAGAGCTCGGATAAAAGGACCGCTCTCTCTCCCGACGCTGGGGTAAATGTTCTCGTCTTTGAGATGGATTGGTACTCGGTTTTCTTTTCATCTCGCACATGGTAAAGAGACGTGCCTCGAAGTTCGTGCCATATTTCCACATAGGGTTTATTCATATGTTCGTTCACCCACTCCTCTCTCATTTCCGTAAAATCGAGAGCAGTTCTAACCCCGTGCTTCCAAAGAGAGATTGCGGTTGCCATGCCTATGCCCCAGATTTTTTCGATTGGAATTGCTCCAAGATATTTCGGAGATTCTTCCCGCGTGATTATGGTCAAGCCGTCAGGCTTTTTAAATTTTGACGCGGCTTTGGCAAGCACTTTCGTCTCCCCCACTCCCAAAGAAAAAGTCATACCAAGCTCTGCTTGGAGCGTGTTTTTTATTTTTCTTACGATCGCTTCGATGTTTTCTTTTTTTAGCTTGAGCTCTGACAGGTCGGCAAAACATTCATCTATGCTGTATTCTTCCACTGTGGGAACAAAACGTCTTACGATGGCGTACATGCGCTCCGAGAGGATGCTGTATGTTTCGTAGTCGGAGGGAAGAATAATAACATCCGGACATATTTTTCTCATTTCAAAAAGTCGCATGCCTCTCGTGATTCCGCGCGCCTTGGCTTCGTAGGTCAAAGCCGATGCGATGCCCCTCTCGAGCCCGGTTACTACCGGTTTGCCTTTGAGACGGACATCGAGCGACACCTCGCATGAGGCGAAAAAAGCGTCTCCGTCAATGTGCAGAATCGGCATAGGAATGCAAGGTGTTAGCTGTTAGGTTTTAGCTTAAGGGAGAATGAAAATTACAAGAGGAAGGAAAAAAAAGATAAGGAACGGGGCAGCCATTTCTTGCCGGTGAGCGTGCGGAGGCGGGAAAGAAGAAATTTGTGATGTTTGGAGTCGCTCCCATAAGGAACACCCTTGATAATCTTTCTATCAATTTCCCTGTTCACCTTTTTCAATTCCTTGTATATTTCAATTTTTGTTCTTGTTTTGCTCATTTTTTTGTGTAACCTGTAACGTATAACTTATAACGTCTGAAAAAAGATCTTCATTCTTACGTTACACGTTACAAGCTACACGTTACACTTCTGCTAGTACTTCCTAATCACCGCCCTCACCACCGCCACGACCTTCATATTTTCTTTGGGGAAAATTGGCCGGTATTTTTTGTTCGCCGGCTCCAGCCACATGAGTCCTCCCTTTTTCCGCAAATATTTCATCGTCCATCCGCCGTCAACTTCCGCTATCACGATGTCTCCTTCTTTGGGAGGAATTCCACGTTCCACCAAGACCATATCTTTTTCCTGAATTCCGGCGTCTATCATCGAGTCTCCTTTTACCTCGAGCATGTAGGTGGCTTCCTTGTTGTCAATCAGGTATTCATCTAAGTTCATCGTGTCTTGCAGTTCTTCCTCCGCGGCCGAAGGGAATCCCGCTTCCACAAGCCCGAGCACTTTTATGTCTCCGAAGATTGAGTTTGGAGTAAGGCGACCTTTCGAGTCTTTGGAGACGAGCCCGTCTTCGATAAGATGCTTCACGAGCTTGTATGCGGCATTTTTGGACTTGAAGCCGACGAGTTGCATAATCTCGCTCAATGACGGCATCCGTCTCTTGTTTTTATAAAAAGAAGATATTTTGTTTTTGTATTGAATGTAGGACATGAAAGAGTGTAACGTGTAGCATGTAACTTGTAACGTCTGAGGGTCAGGATAGGAAATCTTTCTTTTTTCTTACGTTACAGGTTACACGTTGTGTGTTACATGTAGAGTATAGTAAACGTTCGTTCACCATGCAAGTAAAAAGGTGGGGAAAACTTTTTGGAATACTCTTTGCTCGACCTGTCAATATTTATCAAGACTAAGATTGGATTGACACGTATTAAGTATCATGATATACTTTTCTGTGCTATTCACACAATCCCAATAGCCCCACTCTCGAGGGTCTCGAGCGGTTCTTCAACAAGGAGGTCAGTATGGCTTGGAACCCCAAGCGACAATTTAGTTCTGTTGGGTATCGCGAGCACGTTCAGAGGGTCGCTAGCGAAACTATGGGCGGTCACCGAACGCCCACCATCGGTGGCGAGACGCACTTGCCCCACTGGTGGATTCAAAGTGAGATCAGAGTTTTCTGGGACGTTGCAATTTCGCGGCAAACCGTTGACCTGATCGTCAAGGCAGTTGATGAGCGGATTCGGGAGACCATCGGTCTGCCGTTTCGCTTCAAGTTCCACGGCTCTCACCCGAGCGCCATGGAGCAAGTGGTAGATGCCACCATTAACGATGAAATTGACGAGCAACGGCTCTTCGCCACAGCTCTTTCCGAGAGCTGGCGTGATCTGTGTCATGGTGGTCAGCAACATGCTGATATCTACATCACGAACAAAGCGTTTCTCAACGATACTGTTTCCTGGGGTGCAGCTGATTTCAAATTCGGCGCGATGGTTTTCTGTCTGTATGGCAATCGAAGCCAAAGTCAGGAGTTCCTGCGCAAGGTCGCCCTCCACGAAACAAACCATCTGCTCGGTATGTACTGCCACTGCGACGATTACCAAAACGTCGAAGAACTGAGCTACACGCCGAGTTGCAACATGCACTACAGTTGTCCAAGCGACGATCTGTGTCCCAAGTGCGTCGAATTCATTCGGCATTGGTGGGCGCAGATTGAATACGAATACGAGCAATCGTATGGAGAATTGCAACAAAAAATGGGCTTATCGTAAGGTAGGCCTTTTTCTTTTCAATATTGAACTTATTCACAAAAATGCTAGAGTTACGGTATTAACAAATATAACTATCAATCCCGACCTTTCCGTCGGGGCTAACAACCATGTATATGTATTACATTATAGGCATCGTAGTTTTCATCCTTCTTGCGAGTTTGAGACAAATTAATCAATATGAGAGAGGGGTAAAATTTACAATGGGAAGATACACCGGAATTATGGAGCCAGGCTGGAGAATCGTCATTCCAGTTTTTCAGTCATATAGAAAAGTGGACATGAGAGTGAAGGCGGTAGATGTTCCCGACCAGAAAGCCATAACTCGGGATAACGTTTCCGTTACAGTGAACGCAGTCATTTATTACAAAGTTGCGTTTGCAGAAAAAGCAGTCATTGAAGTGGAGGATTTTTACTATGCGATCTCACAGTATGCTCAAACTACAATGAGAAATATTGTCGGCGAAGTTACTTTGGATGAACTCTTAGCAAGCAGAGATAAAATTGCAGATCGAATCCGTGAAATTGTAGACAAGGAAACAGACGCGTGGGGACTCAAGGTCAACAACGTCGAACTCAAGGATGTGTCGCTTCCTGAAAATATGGAGAGGACGATAGCCAAACAGGCAGAAGCGGAGCGGGAGAAGCGAGCGGTTATCATCAATTCCGAAGGTGAGCTTGCCGCGTCAAAAAACATGGCGGAAGCTGCAAGTATTCTTTCGGCAACACCCGGAGCATTGCATTTGAGGACGCTTCAATCAATCAACGATGTTTCTTCTGACCAGTCCAACACGATTATATTCACGGTTCCTTTGGAGATTTTGCAGGCGTATGTAGGATTTAAGGAAGGAAATAAGTAGTTGATTTTTTACTGTAATCTAAAATCAGCCGGGCACCGCAACGGTGCCCGGCTGATTTGCTTTGCTGCATCCCCCACTTGCATATTACACCGCCATGCCCCTGAGTTATGCCACATAACTCACGAGCTATAGTCGCATGACTATATCCCTTAGTTCTACTGGGGAGCAATAGTCGTATGGCTACCAAATTGTCCAAAGCGTCTCTTTGGATTCCTGTTCCCCAAGCGGCAGGTTGGGTGGGCTGATTTTCTTGCATATTTTGCAATTCTTCTTAGTATTGGTGACGGATAGACTGGGAACACATCCCAAAAGCTGATACGGCTTTCACCGTATTGCACGCAACAACAAAAAAACCATGGAAATTGAACTCAAACCACTAGTACTCATCGTGATGGGGTCGTCGAGCGACGCCAAAAATTTCAAATTGGCGGAAATAACGCTCACTTCACTTCAAATTGCCCATTCATGCCACGTTTTGTCCGCGCACAGGACACCGAAAGAACTCATCGAACTTGCGACGGACGCTCGACATACGGGGGTAAGGGTGATCATTGCGGGCGCAGGAGGTGCTGCGCATTTGGCGGGAGCTATTGCGGCCCATTCTCAAGGTGTTCCTGTAATCGGTGTTCCGATTCAATCTTCAGGCACATTGGGTGGTTTGGATGCCCTCCTAGCAACGGTGCAAATGCCACCCGGTGTGCCGGTAGCGACTGTTGGAATCAATGGAGCAGAAAACGCCGCCCTTCTGGCCGCACAGATTTTGTCGGTCTGTCCCGATTGCCCGGAGATCTTTGGCAGACTCACTCTTCGTCGATTTGCTATGGCCGAAAAAGTGCGAGCGGACAACCTTGAAATGAGTCACGCTGGTATCGAGGGTTTTCTTCGGAACCATCCTCCCTCGTCGTGAGGAATCTCAATAAACTGCTATGTCCCGAATGCAAAAGCGCGTTCGGGATTTTTTTTACGAAGTCTATTCTCCCATTCGTGAGAATAAGCGAGTACATTTGATAAAATAATTAACTCCATCCGTCCATCGGCCCATTCGCCCGTTCTCGCGAGTAGGCGAAAGTAATGGAAAAATGGAATAAAAAAAACGCAGCAACAAGATTAAAACTTGTATACTGCGCCATGTTTTTGACTGCTCAATTCGAAACGATCCGACCCACTGCCTGCTCATAGTGGAGACTGAAGCGCGAGAAACGCTCGGACGCTTCACCGATTTGCTCGGTTGTAAGCGAAGGATACGGTGGATCCGCTTCACCCGCCGCACGCGCTTTCTGTACATCGGCGTAGAAGCCGTTTTGGACGAACAGTTGGCGGAGGAACTCCTTGGAGTGATGAATGACGATTCCCTCTTCGAGCTCTGCTGTCGGAGCATACCGATCTTCGTGGGGATTTCCGAAGGCGTCAATGAAGACAATTTGACGCTCCGGACCCATAAACGCGAGCTCCTTCTTGCCGTCGAGCCGTGTGAATCTTGAGGCGCGCGCCGCAAGACTCAACGCCCCGTTCAGTCGGTCAATCAATGCCCATGCCCTTTGCCACTCCTCGCGCGAAATTCCGCCAAGACGCATCGCCTCATCATCCTCCAACGGGCGATCAACCTTTTCCCATTTCGTGGTGCACTCATGCACTGGAAAAGGAAAGGGGGTTCCTTCTCGAGGCAATTTATCAAAGTCGTTACTCGCGAAGCCGTAGTTGGTCGGTTTCTTTTTTCCCGACTCTAATGCCCTGCGAATACTGCCCGACACGCGCTCGCGATCAATAAACTCGAGGGGAATCATCACGTCTGTTTCCTCGGGATATAACGGGCGATCCTTGGGTGTCGCAAACTCTCGGACCAAAATGGTTCGGCCGTCTTTTTCACGAATGAAGTGCGTAGGGATGCACAGTGCGGCGGCAATCTTGAAGCCAGCAACATTGCACCTGCAAAGCGCTTCCCCCATGCCCGGAATTTCCTGTGGATGCGGTCCGCAATCGAACACCGAGAATCTGTCAGTGTGCTCGAATGCAAGCACATGTTCACCTGCTCGGCGGATGATTTTGACACTGCCATGATGAACAATGGACAGTTGTTCTGTGGGACGGTCGTCGATATCCATAAGTTTTTGAGGCTGACTGTTTCGTTTTTTTGAGAGAAGCCCTAGAACAAGCAACTTCTACTCTCATACTAAATAATAATCAATATTTTGCAAGCCAACTCATTTCCATTGATTCATGTATAATGACTACATGAAGGGGCTAAAGACAGGACGGATTTTAATTTTTTTCTTTTTTCTTTCTGCGCTTTTTTTTCTCGGCGAAAAAAAAGCGCATGCCTCGCCCTATAATTACGCGAGCATCGGGGAAACTTTGGATTCGAAAGTGGTCATTGGCTACGATAGTCTGGATGAGCCGATTTATTTCGTGTGTGATAGTGGAGCCCTCTTATGCGAAAGTGCGGGCTCGACGATTCCGACATTAACGAAACTCGATGCGGGAACGGAAGAAAAAAATCATTTTTGGAATCCGCAAAAGACAAAGCTCTTTGTGAGCGACATAGCGGCGGGGGGAGTGGTGCAAAATGCAATTTACAAGGTTGCGGGTGGAGTTGCCACACTCGAGTCTATTTTGCCCACTCATGAGAGAGTTTTTCGCGCTATTTTCAGTTCCGACGGCACTCGGCTCATTTTGATAACTCGCGAAGGCAACTTGGTGAGCGTTAATACCCAAACGAAAGCGGTGGTGTTCAAAAAGCCGTTTGTGGACAAACCCTCGGCCTCGAGCCTCACGCTCTCTCCGAATGGAAAATTTCTCGCATACTATATTCCCGCCTACGCTTCAACGCATTTAAGAACCATCAAACTCTGGAGTCTCGCGGAAAACAAACTCTTTGAGACAAAAGACACCGTGGAGTATTGGGACTTGCTTTCGGAAAATCTGAAAATTTTTGAATTTGCTCCGGACAGCGCAAAGCTCGTGTATCTTGACGACCGCGATAATTTCCCGACCCTCTACTCGGTCAATCTTAAAAACCCAAACTCGATTTCAATGTCCGGTGAGCGAATACTCACGAAGCCCTACACGGTAAGTGACTTTATTTTTTCGGACTCAAGCACGATATATTTTGTTGCCAACCGCGAAAGTCCTCTCACGTGGTCCTTGTATCGCTTTGACCTCGTAAGTAGCAGTTTGACTCATGTTCGCGACGACATTTCATATGCTCAAACGATTCGAAAATTTGAAAATGCGTTACTCTATCTTCACATAGGAGAAAATGGAGCAGAACCCGAAATCGTGAACACTCAAAGCGGGAAAGTTTCTCCATTGACCACGTTGAGGGCTTCTGGGACTCAAGCTGATGCCGGTAAAGATGAGATAGCTGCAATTGGCGGGCTTTACGGCGTTTTGATGAAGCCCGCAGGTTTTAAATCAACAGAGTCTTATCCCCTCTTGATATGGCTTCATGGCGGACCGTACAGGCAGACATCAGTCGGGTTTCATTCATACGTAAGCTATGCAGGTTATGACGCGATACTTGAAGAAGTGCGGGCGATGGGCGCGGTAGTTTTGAAACTCGACTACACCGGCTCATACGGCTATGGCAGAGATTTTGCGGAAAAAATAAAGGGACGAGTTGGAGTTGCGGATGTCGCTGATGTCGCGAACGCCATTTCTTTTGTGAAAAAAACGGTGAATATTGACGGGGTGTATACGATGGGAAATAGTTACGGAGGATACCTCGCATTGCGCGCGGTCGTTGATAATCCAAAGGCCTACGCCGGAGCGATTTCCATAAACGGCGTTACGGACTGGGAGATTCTCCTGACACAACTTCGCGACTCTATTTTCAACGTCTATTTTGATGGAGTGCCGGATGCTACGAATAGGTCGCTTTATGACCGTGCCTCAATTTTGACTCGATTAAAAAACATTTCCGGACAAAAATTCCTGCTCATTAACGGAGAAAACGACACGACTATTCCCCCAATACAGAGCGACGTGCTCTACGGAGCGCTCAAGGAATACAGTGTTGATGCACAGATTGTAAAATATCCCGGGGAAGATCATATTATTCGAGAAAGAGAAAGCTTGGAGGATATCTGTAAAAAGACGCTTGGTATGATGGAATTAAAGCTCGGGAGAAGTGCCTGCAGTTTCAAATAGTAGGGTTCACCATTGGGAGTTGAGTAGTATCGGCTGGCTAAACTTATTGTGAGTGTTACAATGAAATCATCAATTAACAGCTAAATATAATGTTATGCTAACAATCATTGCGGTCGTCTTAGTGGTTTTGTGGCTCGTCGGATTTATCGGTTTTCATGTCGTAGGGGGTTTTATTCATATTCTGCTCGTGGTCGCCATTATCATGATTCTTATACGACTCATTCAGGGGAGGAATCCGATTAAATAAATTTGTTTGCAAGTGCCGTCAAAAAAACGCCCGAGGGGCGTTTTTTTGACGGCTACCTATTACCACTATTATTTTAAAAATAATTTGCTATACTTTCGGCAGTTATGAATGCTACACTGCGTTTTAAAAAAGTCCCCCAGCCGCCTTTCCATCTGGGGCACTGTGTTGAAATTTTCATTGCGAATAAAGAGAGTGATGGCCCAATTTGCACCTTCTGTTTCAAGAAGGGGTGTTGGTCGGCCGTTGATCCAGTTCTCGTGTGTAAGCTTAGCACCGAACTTTACAAAAAGATCATTGGGACTCTCGAGAAGCAAAATCCATATGCAGATTTCGAACTCGTGCTCTAAATCCCCTATCATTCGTGGTACGGGATTTTCTTTTGACCCCGTAGTGAATTTTGACTTTGAACTTTGCCTTGTCTAGCTAATGCAGACGTTGTCAAAATCTACTTCGAGGTTTTGACACTCAACCCATTTTTTGTTAATATTCTTGTTGAAATGACCCGAGGGGTCTATTTTTAGTTGAGTACCTACCCCAAATAAATTCGCGGACTAACATTACATTTGTGGAATTTCGCAATATCGCCATTATCGCCCACGTTGACCACGGCAAGACTACTCTTACCGATGCTCTTTTGAAGCAAACGGGAGTAGTTGAGGAAGGAGTAAGCATGGATTCAAACGCGCTTGAAAAGGAACGTGGCATCACTATTTATTCCAAAAATACTTCCCTCATATATAAAGGGGTCAAAATCAACATTGTGGACACGCCCGGACATGCCGACTTCGGGAGCGAGGTCGAGCGCGTTCTCCGCTCTATCGACACCGTGCTTTTGGTTGTTGACGCTCAAGAAGGACCGATGCCGCAAACCCGATTCGTGCTCAAGAAGTCGCTCGAGCTCGGGTTGAAACCGATTGTAATTATAAATAAAATCGACAAGAGCGCGGCTAGGCCCGAAGAAGCACATGAGGAAGTTCTGGAGCTCTTCTTGGAGTTGGGAGCTAACGATGAGCAATTGAATTTTACTACCGTGTACGCTGTCGGCAGATTGGGGGTGGCAAAAATGAAAATGACGGACGAAAGTTCCGACCTCACTCCCCTTCTGGACACGATT
The genomic region above belongs to Candidatus Taylorbacteria bacterium and contains:
- a CDS encoding adenylyltransferase/cytidyltransferase family protein — translated: MESNVKKVLAFGVFDTFHEGHRAFLTQAKELGNTLTVVVARDDMVKLLKNKTPVQTLQQRKEAVKKEKIADEVISSEDSPGEWKIIGEIRPDVIALGYDQDELLKSIKAIASEFPFTFEIIKLNPYRSGTFHSSLL
- a CDS encoding cation:proton antiporter — protein: MDIFIELSLIIVIASLLSIMMKILRQPLVVGYILTGILTGPYFFGILKDVSHVEVFSKIGIATLLFIVGLSLSPRVIKEVGKISVISGVGQVIFTSIVGFVIVLALGFTALPAFYIAVALTFSSTIIVLKLLSDKGELDKLYGKISIGFLIVQDVIASLLLISISVVSESGANAGTLIPLMALKIVAVTIFLYLVSKYVISSLSVFFASSTELLFLFSIAWGLGVSSLFFVLGFSMEIGALIAGVVLSLTPFSYEIAARLKPLRDFFIVLFFILLGAQMVFVDLRAIFLPAIMISVFVLVGKPLIMIVLMNLLGYKRRTAFMTGVVIAQISEFSIILIALGAQLGHLSPDVVALVTLVGLITIAVSSYVILSANSIYPKVEWILRFLEFRDNKKDSLIQDHAYEMALFGYDRVGHEFVRAFRELGKNFVVIDFNPKSIERLRAKNIDSIYGDADDVEFLEGLSLSKFKLIVSTIPEFRTNRILVFTVRKNNPHAIILVISHNVDDTKELYALGATYVVMPHHLGAYHASKLISKYGLELDRFKEERVRHLASLSKDTGKY
- a CDS encoding DNA polymerase IV — protein: MPILHIDGDAFFASCEVSLDVRLKGKPVVTGLERGIASALTYEAKARGITRGMRLFEMRKICPDVIILPSDYETYSILSERMYAIVRRFVPTVEEYSIDECFADLSELKLKKENIEAIVRKIKNTLQAELGMTFSLGVGETKVLAKAASKFKKPDGLTIITREESPKYLGAIPIEKIWGIGMATAISLWKHGVRTALDFTEMREEWVNEHMNKPYVEIWHELRGTSLYHVRDEKKTEYQSISKTRTFTPASGERAVLLSELSKNAENACIKVRRYNLKAKEISFFIKTKEFNYFSADASLEYPTNDPQKVMQSVERNFDQIWKPKNLYRTTGVVLRNLSFGNIIQTDFFGEHKKSADKSALYEKVDRLSRKFGKHVVFLASSMSAMRKQHGGERGVNAERKRSLFRGETERKRLGIPMMKEVL
- the lexA gene encoding transcriptional repressor LexA is translated as MSYIQYKNKISSFYKNKRRMPSLSEIMQLVGFKSKNAAYKLVKHLIEDGLVSKDSKGRLTPNSIFGDIKVLGLVEAGFPSAAEEELQDTMNLDEYLIDNKEATYMLEVKGDSMIDAGIQEKDMVLVERGIPPKEGDIVIAEVDGGWTMKYLRKKGGLMWLEPANKKYRPIFPKENMKVVAVVRAVIRKY
- a CDS encoding slipin family protein gives rise to the protein MYYIIGIVVFILLASLRQINQYERGVKFTMGRYTGIMEPGWRIVIPVFQSYRKVDMRVKAVDVPDQKAITRDNVSVTVNAVIYYKVAFAEKAVIEVEDFYYAISQYAQTTMRNIVGEVTLDELLASRDKIADRIREIVDKETDAWGLKVNNVELKDVSLPENMERTIAKQAEAEREKRAVIINSEGELAASKNMAEAASILSATPGALHLRTLQSINDVSSDQSNTIIFTVPLEILQAYVGFKEGNK
- the purE gene encoding 5-(carboxyamino)imidazole ribonucleotide mutase → MEIELKPLVLIVMGSSSDAKNFKLAEITLTSLQIAHSCHVLSAHRTPKELIELATDARHTGVRVIIAGAGGAAHLAGAIAAHSQGVPVIGVPIQSSGTLGGLDALLATVQMPPGVPVATVGINGAENAALLAAQILSVCPDCPEIFGRLTLRRFAMAEKVRADNLEMSHAGIEGFLRNHPPSS
- a CDS encoding phosphoribosylaminoimidazolesuccinocarboxamide synthase; this encodes MDIDDRPTEQLSIVHHGSVKIIRRAGEHVLAFEHTDRFSVFDCGPHPQEIPGMGEALCRCNVAGFKIAAALCIPTHFIREKDGRTILVREFATPKDRPLYPEETDVMIPLEFIDRERVSGSIRRALESGKKKPTNYGFASNDFDKLPREGTPFPFPVHECTTKWEKVDRPLEDDEAMRLGGISREEWQRAWALIDRLNGALSLAARASRFTRLDGKKELAFMGPERQIVFIDAFGNPHEDRYAPTAELEEGIVIHHSKEFLRQLFVQNGFYADVQKARAAGEADPPYPSLTTEQIGEASERFSRFSLHYEQAVGRIVSN
- a CDS encoding prolyl oligopeptidase family serine peptidase, which codes for MKGLKTGRILIFFFFLSALFFLGEKKAHASPYNYASIGETLDSKVVIGYDSLDEPIYFVCDSGALLCESAGSTIPTLTKLDAGTEEKNHFWNPQKTKLFVSDIAAGGVVQNAIYKVAGGVATLESILPTHERVFRAIFSSDGTRLILITREGNLVSVNTQTKAVVFKKPFVDKPSASSLTLSPNGKFLAYYIPAYASTHLRTIKLWSLAENKLFETKDTVEYWDLLSENLKIFEFAPDSAKLVYLDDRDNFPTLYSVNLKNPNSISMSGERILTKPYTVSDFIFSDSSTIYFVANRESPLTWSLYRFDLVSSSLTHVRDDISYAQTIRKFENALLYLHIGENGAEPEIVNTQSGKVSPLTTLRASGTQADAGKDEIAAIGGLYGVLMKPAGFKSTESYPLLIWLHGGPYRQTSVGFHSYVSYAGYDAILEEVRAMGAVVLKLDYTGSYGYGRDFAEKIKGRVGVADVADVANAISFVKKTVNIDGVYTMGNSYGGYLALRAVVDNPKAYAGAISINGVTDWEILLTQLRDSIFNVYFDGVPDATNRSLYDRASILTRLKNISGQKFLLINGENDTTIPPIQSDVLYGALKEYSVDAQIVKYPGEDHIIRERESLEDICKKTLGMMELKLGRSACSFK
- a CDS encoding lmo0937 family membrane protein, yielding MLTIIAVVLVVLWLVGFIGFHVVGGFIHILLVVAIIMILIRLIQGRNPIK